In a single window of the Frondihabitans peucedani genome:
- a CDS encoding alpha-hydroxy acid oxidase: MTQRQFPKPAELVEYMRFKKPDLDFKRNRLQSALTIADLRAIAKRRTPKAAFDYTDGSAEGEISIARARQAFEDVEFHPQVLRDVAAVDTTATVFGATSAQPFGIAPTGFTRLMQTEGETAGAGAAGAAGIPFTLSTLGTTSIEDVKAANPVGRNWFQLYVMRNREISYGLVERAAAGGFETLFFTVDTPVAGARLRDKRNGFSIPPQLTPGTVLNAIPRPWWWIDFLTTPKLEFASLASTGGTVADLLDSAMDPTISFDDLRIIREMWPGKLAVKGVQSLDDAKRFADAGVDGIVLSNHGGRQLDRAPIPFHLLPDVVREVGGDLDVVVDTGIMNGADIVASIALGARFTLVGRAYLYGLMAGGRAGVDRMIAILSEEITRTMKLLGAHSLEELTPSHVTQLERLAPRAR; encoded by the coding sequence ATGACGCAGCGACAATTCCCCAAGCCCGCAGAACTCGTCGAGTACATGCGGTTCAAGAAGCCCGACCTCGACTTCAAGCGCAACCGCCTGCAGTCGGCGCTCACGATCGCCGACCTCCGCGCGATCGCGAAGCGCCGCACCCCGAAGGCGGCGTTCGACTACACCGACGGCTCGGCCGAGGGCGAGATCTCGATCGCCCGCGCGCGCCAGGCCTTCGAGGACGTCGAGTTCCACCCGCAGGTCCTGCGCGACGTCGCCGCCGTCGACACGACCGCCACCGTGTTCGGCGCGACCTCGGCGCAGCCGTTCGGCATCGCTCCCACCGGCTTCACCCGCCTCATGCAGACCGAGGGCGAGACCGCCGGCGCGGGGGCAGCGGGAGCGGCCGGGATCCCGTTCACGCTGTCGACACTCGGGACGACCTCCATCGAGGACGTCAAGGCGGCGAACCCGGTCGGCCGCAACTGGTTCCAGCTCTACGTCATGCGGAACCGCGAGATCTCGTACGGCCTCGTCGAGCGGGCCGCGGCCGGAGGATTCGAGACCCTCTTCTTCACGGTCGACACCCCGGTGGCAGGCGCGCGGCTCCGCGACAAGCGGAACGGCTTCTCGATCCCGCCGCAGCTGACGCCCGGAACGGTCCTCAACGCGATCCCGCGGCCGTGGTGGTGGATCGACTTCCTGACGACCCCCAAGCTCGAGTTCGCCTCGCTCGCGTCGACCGGCGGCACCGTCGCCGACCTCCTCGACTCCGCGATGGACCCGACGATCAGCTTCGACGACCTGCGGATCATCCGCGAGATGTGGCCGGGCAAGCTGGCCGTCAAGGGCGTGCAGAGCCTCGACGACGCGAAGAGGTTCGCCGATGCCGGCGTCGACGGCATCGTGCTGTCGAACCACGGCGGCCGGCAGCTCGACCGGGCGCCGATCCCGTTCCACCTGCTGCCCGACGTGGTGCGCGAGGTCGGCGGCGACCTCGACGTCGTCGTCGACACGGGGATCATGAACGGCGCCGACATCGTCGCCTCGATCGCGCTGGGGGCGAGGTTCACGCTCGTCGGGCGGGCCTACCTGTACGGCCTGATGGCCGGCGGACGGGCCGGCGTCGACCGCATGATCGCGATCCTGTCGGAGGAGATCACCAGGACGATGAAGCTCCTCGGCGCGCACTCGCTGGAGGAGCTGACGCCGAGCCACGTGACGCAGCTCGAGCGGCTGGCGCCGCGGGCGCGCTGA
- a CDS encoding LysM domain-containing protein: MGTKTHRITRRLIATTAVGAAAALLLTGCFAIGGGDSARDRKHSTRHSSAPASDSATDPASASATDGPGGSSPLPAPGASAEAGSSGGAGSSGGAGSADPARSHLATAAPTEAALPDPVLVPVPKGTVVAEGDVASPKGSIHFHYRMVSDGDDTYSAQYTSVRSTLPVPVSVTLLEVAPRIGDGLTYHGVGNHALGGASPAPSSTASLDVGNPGGLGTLVTYSSADPGASVPTEIGSDKVLVVTPVSWHVPVRKTNVHPADHGARQFASGIVTAKTATGAPRSYRVAGGDTTAVVAARFGISVKDLLWLNRGLEAFDSRQYLYEDTDINLDPERL; encoded by the coding sequence ATGGGGACGAAGACGCACAGGATCACGCGGCGACTGATCGCGACGACGGCCGTGGGCGCGGCGGCGGCACTGCTGCTGACCGGCTGCTTCGCGATCGGCGGGGGCGACTCCGCACGCGACCGGAAGCACTCGACGCGGCACTCCTCGGCCCCGGCGTCGGACTCGGCGACCGACCCTGCCTCGGCATCCGCGACGGACGGCCCCGGGGGCTCGTCACCGCTGCCGGCGCCGGGTGCGTCAGCCGAGGCCGGGTCGTCGGGCGGGGCAGGGTCGTCGGGCGGGGCAGGGTCGGCCGATCCTGCGCGGTCCCATCTCGCGACCGCTGCGCCCACCGAGGCGGCCCTGCCCGACCCGGTGCTGGTGCCGGTGCCGAAGGGCACGGTCGTCGCCGAGGGCGACGTGGCCTCGCCGAAGGGCAGCATCCACTTCCACTACCGGATGGTGTCCGACGGTGACGACACCTACTCGGCCCAGTACACGTCGGTGCGCTCGACCCTTCCGGTGCCCGTGTCGGTGACCCTGCTCGAGGTCGCGCCCCGGATCGGCGACGGGCTGACCTACCACGGCGTCGGCAACCACGCGCTCGGAGGGGCCTCTCCCGCTCCGAGCTCGACCGCGTCGCTCGACGTCGGGAACCCCGGCGGGCTCGGCACCCTCGTGACCTACTCCTCGGCCGATCCGGGTGCGTCCGTCCCGACCGAGATCGGCAGCGACAAGGTGCTCGTCGTCACTCCGGTCTCGTGGCACGTGCCCGTGCGGAAGACGAACGTCCACCCCGCGGACCACGGGGCGCGGCAGTTCGCATCCGGGATCGTGACCGCGAAGACCGCGACCGGCGCACCGCGGAGCTACCGCGTCGCCGGGGGAGACACGACAGCCGTGGTCGCCGCGCGGTTCGGCATCTCGGTCAAGGACCTCCTCTGGCTGAACCGCGGCCTCGAGGCGTTCGACTCGCGGCAGTACCTCTACGAGGACACCGACATCAACCTCGACCCCGAGCGCCTCTGA
- a CDS encoding glycoside hydrolase family 65 protein — MSVITEDPLDRNRFPLDEWSFIESEFGPNDQGVAETIFAVGNGYLGFRGNLDEGRGGHSYGTFINGFHETWPIRHAEEAFGFARVGQTIVNVPDAKVIRLYVDDEPFVLAEADVLAYTRRLDFRDGYLLREIEWRTPSGKRVLVTSRRLVSFTDRHLAVIDYEVTMLDADASVLISSQILNRQDLGDEYHAGMRAAATFDPRKAESFSERVLQPMIKKNRDSRYILGYQTTNSGMTVAVGAEHALETENEWQQSSQIDDDIAKHVYRIKAKAGQKVGFTKTITYHSSRGVPPRELADRCDRTLDRARETPVAEIFDAQRAWLDDFWMRSDVELPGHPILQQAIRWNIYQLAQATARTDGQGVAAKGVSGSGYGGHYFWDTEIYVMPFLSYTAPNVARNALRFRHGMLDAARDRARELNQRGALFPWRTINGLESSAYYAAGTAQYHIDADIVHALMQYVAATGDEDFLARGAVDILVETARLWADLGFWRSNGDQKFHIDGVTGPDEYTTVVDDNLYTNVMARANLWSAVRICEELMANDPVAYERMVQRVGLQEHEIRGWRAAADAMEIPFDPHRGIHPQDAQFLDKELWDLDSTPASKRPLLLHYHPLVIYRFQVLKQADVVLALFLQGDEFTPAEKRRDFEYYDALTTGDSTLSAVVQSIIAAEVGHHKLARDYFLSSLFVDLADLHHNTSDGVHVASTGGIWSALTFGFGGMRDHSGRLTFNPRLPADWERLTYRMTVKGSRMRVDVTQRDITFTIEEGTAVTVHVHHEKVEVAAGASVTVELANQGPRLETAPPTTSDLRGMLRADGSVVTASIPTVSLDRSEVDADVAT, encoded by the coding sequence ATGAGCGTCATCACCGAAGACCCCCTCGACCGCAACCGGTTCCCCCTCGACGAGTGGTCGTTCATCGAGTCCGAGTTCGGCCCGAACGACCAGGGCGTCGCCGAGACGATCTTCGCCGTCGGCAACGGCTACCTCGGCTTCCGCGGCAACCTCGACGAGGGCCGGGGCGGCCACTCGTACGGCACCTTCATCAACGGGTTCCACGAGACCTGGCCGATCCGTCACGCCGAGGAGGCCTTCGGCTTCGCGCGCGTCGGCCAGACGATCGTCAACGTCCCCGACGCCAAGGTGATCCGGCTGTACGTCGACGACGAGCCCTTCGTGCTCGCCGAGGCCGACGTCCTCGCGTACACGCGCCGCCTCGACTTCCGCGACGGCTACCTCCTCCGCGAGATCGAGTGGCGCACCCCCTCGGGCAAGCGCGTCCTCGTGACCAGCCGTCGTCTCGTGTCGTTCACCGACCGACACCTCGCCGTCATCGACTACGAGGTCACCATGCTCGACGCCGACGCGTCGGTGCTGATCTCGTCGCAGATCCTCAACCGGCAAGACCTCGGCGACGAGTACCACGCCGGCATGCGGGCCGCGGCGACCTTCGACCCCCGCAAGGCCGAGTCGTTCTCGGAGCGCGTGCTCCAGCCGATGATCAAGAAGAACCGCGACAGCCGCTACATCCTCGGCTACCAGACGACGAACTCCGGCATGACGGTCGCCGTCGGCGCCGAGCACGCGCTCGAGACCGAGAACGAGTGGCAGCAGTCGTCGCAGATCGACGACGACATCGCCAAGCACGTCTACCGGATCAAGGCGAAGGCCGGCCAGAAGGTCGGCTTCACCAAGACCATCACCTACCACTCGTCGCGCGGCGTGCCGCCCCGCGAGCTCGCCGACCGCTGCGACCGCACGCTCGACCGCGCCCGCGAGACCCCCGTCGCCGAGATCTTCGACGCCCAGCGCGCCTGGCTCGACGACTTCTGGATGCGGAGCGACGTCGAGCTGCCGGGGCACCCGATCCTGCAGCAGGCGATCCGCTGGAACATCTACCAGCTCGCGCAGGCGACCGCCCGCACCGACGGTCAGGGCGTCGCCGCCAAGGGCGTCTCGGGCTCGGGCTACGGCGGCCACTACTTCTGGGACACCGAGATCTACGTCATGCCGTTCCTGTCGTACACGGCACCGAACGTCGCGCGGAACGCGCTGCGCTTCCGCCACGGCATGCTCGACGCGGCCCGCGACCGGGCGCGCGAGCTCAACCAGCGCGGGGCCCTCTTCCCGTGGCGCACGATCAACGGGCTCGAGTCGAGCGCCTACTACGCGGCAGGAACCGCGCAGTACCACATCGACGCCGACATCGTGCACGCGCTGATGCAGTACGTGGCCGCGACCGGCGACGAGGACTTCCTCGCCCGCGGCGCCGTCGACATCCTGGTCGAGACCGCCCGCCTCTGGGCCGACCTCGGGTTCTGGCGCTCCAACGGCGACCAGAAGTTCCACATCGACGGCGTGACCGGCCCCGACGAGTACACCACCGTCGTCGACGACAACCTCTACACGAACGTGATGGCCAGGGCGAACCTCTGGTCGGCCGTCCGGATCTGCGAGGAGCTGATGGCTAACGATCCCGTCGCCTACGAGCGCATGGTCCAGCGGGTCGGGCTCCAGGAGCACGAGATCCGCGGATGGCGGGCAGCTGCCGACGCGATGGAGATCCCGTTCGATCCGCACCGCGGCATCCACCCGCAAGACGCGCAGTTCCTCGACAAGGAGCTGTGGGACCTCGACTCCACTCCGGCGTCGAAGCGCCCGCTGCTGCTCCACTACCACCCGCTGGTCATCTACCGCTTCCAGGTGCTGAAGCAGGCCGACGTGGTGCTCGCGCTGTTCCTCCAGGGCGACGAGTTCACGCCCGCCGAGAAGCGCCGCGACTTCGAGTACTACGACGCGCTGACCACCGGCGACTCGACCCTCTCGGCGGTCGTGCAGTCGATCATCGCCGCCGAGGTGGGGCACCACAAGCTCGCTCGCGACTACTTCCTGTCGTCGCTGTTCGTCGACCTGGCCGACCTGCACCACAACACCTCCGACGGCGTGCACGTCGCCTCGACCGGAGGCATCTGGAGCGCTCTGACCTTCGGCTTCGGCGGCATGCGCGACCACTCCGGCCGTCTGACGTTCAACCCGCGCCTCCCCGCCGACTGGGAGCGCCTCACCTACCGGATGACCGTCAAGGGCTCCAGGATGCGCGTCGACGTCACGCAGCGCGACATCACCTTCACGATCGAGGAGGGCACCGCCGTCACCGTGCACGTGCACCACGAGAAGGTGGAGGTGGCGGCCGGCGCCTCGGTCACCGTCGAGCTGGCCAACCAGGGCCCGCGCCTCGAGACGGCCCCGCCGACGACGAGCGACCTCCGCGGCATGCTCCGCGCCGACGGCTCGGTCGTGACCGCGTCGATCCCGACGGTGTCGCTCGACCGCAGCGAGGTGGACGCCGACGTCGCGACCTGA
- a CDS encoding esterase-like activity of phytase family protein — translation MKRPKIVATTVVAGSLALTLGTAGAAFAHPASPAGARTEATAASAHRPAVAKDDSYLVTAGRRLSSHGSVLRNDSGSATIVSHTTTAHGTLSLAQDGSFTYQPDAGFTGVDSFDYTTNDAVKLYDTDLKPLATIGGVKITGGAYGSSFTPVPGSKTEFYGLTDRGPNVTAADGTTKIEPLPSFDPAIGKFKLAGTKAVLEKRIPLRAADGHAYNGLVSTEASTGETIEDLDGNVLPKSPYGYDSEGLVALRDGTFWVSDEYGPYITHFDRTGRQIERLSPLDGTLPAELAQRVANKGMEGLTVTPDGKTLVGIMQSALQTPDLAAKPSKVAPVRIVTYDLRTHRTHEYLYLLTDPKTNSGAVSEITALSATRFVVDERDGAFEPNAFKRLYEIDLAGATDVGPSSTVAGARYDASRGGLLVGPSQQSIEAFAGTADTATATTLLGGVEIAPVSKEIDVDLGALLTRLDPTGGFFGHDKVEGVATTDGGTTLVVSNDNDFGIDGVTNTEAPYALHAKTLPDGTQDDGQYLSIDTTRVDDASSTATVSIFVTPRDVHGFH, via the coding sequence ATGAAGCGTCCGAAGATCGTCGCCACCACCGTCGTCGCGGGCTCGCTCGCTCTCACCCTCGGCACCGCGGGCGCAGCGTTCGCCCACCCGGCGTCGCCCGCCGGAGCGCGGACTGAAGCGACGGCCGCCTCGGCCCACCGGCCCGCCGTCGCGAAGGACGACTCCTACCTCGTCACAGCCGGCAGGAGACTCTCGTCTCACGGGAGCGTGCTCCGCAACGACTCCGGCAGCGCCACGATCGTCTCGCACACGACGACGGCGCACGGCACGCTGTCTCTGGCGCAGGACGGCTCGTTCACCTACCAGCCCGACGCAGGATTCACCGGGGTCGACTCGTTCGACTACACGACGAACGACGCTGTGAAGCTCTACGACACCGATCTGAAGCCCCTCGCCACGATCGGCGGCGTGAAGATCACCGGCGGCGCCTACGGCTCGTCGTTCACGCCGGTGCCGGGCTCGAAGACGGAGTTCTACGGCCTGACCGACCGCGGCCCGAACGTCACCGCGGCCGACGGGACGACGAAGATCGAGCCGCTGCCGTCCTTCGATCCTGCGATCGGGAAGTTCAAGCTGGCCGGGACGAAGGCCGTCCTCGAGAAGCGGATCCCTCTCCGCGCCGCCGACGGGCACGCCTACAACGGCCTCGTCAGCACGGAGGCCTCGACCGGCGAGACGATCGAGGACCTCGACGGGAACGTCCTGCCGAAGAGCCCCTACGGCTACGACTCCGAGGGCCTCGTCGCTCTCCGCGACGGGACCTTCTGGGTCTCCGACGAGTACGGCCCCTACATCACGCACTTCGACCGCACCGGTCGGCAGATCGAGCGGCTCTCGCCGCTCGACGGCACCCTCCCCGCCGAGCTCGCGCAGCGCGTCGCCAACAAGGGGATGGAGGGCCTGACCGTCACGCCCGACGGGAAGACCCTCGTCGGAATCATGCAGTCGGCGCTCCAGACGCCGGACCTCGCCGCGAAGCCCTCCAAGGTGGCGCCGGTCCGGATCGTGACCTACGACCTCCGCACCCACCGGACGCACGAGTACCTCTACCTGCTCACCGATCCCAAGACGAACTCCGGGGCCGTCAGCGAGATCACCGCGCTCTCCGCCACGCGCTTCGTCGTCGACGAGCGCGACGGCGCCTTCGAGCCGAACGCGTTCAAGCGGCTGTACGAGATCGACCTCGCGGGTGCCACCGACGTCGGGCCGTCGTCGACCGTCGCGGGTGCCCGCTACGACGCGAGCCGGGGCGGTCTCCTCGTCGGCCCGTCGCAGCAGTCGATCGAGGCGTTCGCCGGCACCGCCGACACCGCGACCGCGACGACGCTTCTCGGGGGCGTCGAGATCGCGCCGGTGTCGAAGGAGATCGACGTCGACCTCGGCGCCCTCCTCACCCGGCTCGACCCGACCGGCGGATTCTTCGGCCACGACAAGGTCGAGGGCGTCGCGACGACCGACGGCGGCACGACCCTGGTCGTGTCGAACGACAACGACTTCGGGATCGACGGCGTCACGAACACCGAGGCGCCGTACGCGCTGCACGCCAAAACCCTCCCCGACGGCACGCAGGACGACGGGCAGTACCTGTCGATCGACACCACCCGGGTCGACGACGCGTCGAGCACCGCGACCGTGAGCATCTTCGTCACGCCGAGGGACGTCCACGGCTTCCACTGA
- a CDS encoding GntR family transcriptional regulator has protein sequence MDVVEVARVPAAVAEALRSDVLGVRILPGDPVTEAAVAARFGVSRPTARVAIDQLVAAGLLRREPNRGARVPILSRNDIVDLYDNRALVEGAALAALARRGSVPDGAILHNRALADAPDDASFAADDIAFHRALVEAQSSLRLARMHQGLMGEIELCIGQVQANALWRPADIAAQHARVLDAVVASDPELAARLVREHILSSRDRLLEHVDARHDPSLLPSHPEAMQ, from the coding sequence ATGGACGTCGTCGAGGTCGCGCGCGTGCCTGCGGCGGTCGCCGAGGCACTCCGCTCCGACGTGCTCGGGGTGCGGATCCTGCCCGGCGACCCCGTGACGGAGGCGGCCGTCGCGGCCCGCTTCGGCGTCTCGCGCCCGACCGCCCGCGTGGCCATCGACCAGCTCGTGGCCGCCGGGCTCTTGCGGCGGGAGCCGAATCGCGGGGCACGGGTGCCGATCCTGAGCCGAAACGACATCGTCGACCTGTACGACAACCGGGCCCTCGTCGAGGGTGCCGCCCTGGCCGCCCTGGCGCGTCGGGGCTCGGTGCCGGATGGCGCGATCCTGCACAACCGGGCCCTCGCCGACGCCCCCGACGACGCGTCGTTCGCGGCCGACGACATCGCGTTCCACCGCGCCCTCGTCGAGGCCCAGTCGAGCCTGCGGCTCGCTCGCATGCACCAGGGCCTGATGGGCGAGATCGAGCTCTGCATCGGGCAGGTGCAGGCGAACGCCCTCTGGCGACCGGCCGACATCGCAGCGCAGCACGCGCGCGTGCTCGACGCGGTCGTCGCCTCCGACCCCGAGCTCGCGGCCCGGCTCGTCCGCGAGCACATCCTCTCGTCGCGCGACCGGCTGCTCGAGCACGTCGACGCCCGACACGATCCGTCCCTTCTTCCATCCCACCCGGAGGCCATGCAATGA
- a CDS encoding helix-turn-helix transcriptional regulator has product MPASSRMLTVLSLLQARRDWPARVLAERLDISERTVRRDVDRLRGLGYRIRAVKGPDGGYRLDAGSELPPLLFDDDQAVALAVALQNAAVAGSAFGEPALRALAAVRQILPNRLRHRIDGLRFTAVPTGVPTDAVDADVLLAVSAAVRSGEVLRFDYRSPETAGDASPASRDLPPGRRAEPHHLVARNGRWYLVAYDLDRGDWRTFRVDRLSPKTPTGPRFAPREVPGGDVARFVSARFRGGSSDAAGGWPCTGTVILRAAAAELRPHLADEALDELDDGRCRVTLGSWSWVALAGRIAQFDADFEVVGPPELAQASAALAGRFSAVGERRPQDDAVH; this is encoded by the coding sequence ATGCCCGCTTCGTCACGGATGCTCACCGTCCTGTCGCTCCTGCAGGCGAGGCGCGACTGGCCGGCCCGCGTCCTCGCCGAGCGGCTCGACATCAGCGAGCGCACCGTGCGGCGCGACGTCGACCGGCTCCGCGGGCTCGGCTACCGGATCCGGGCCGTCAAGGGCCCCGACGGCGGGTACCGCCTCGACGCGGGCTCGGAGCTGCCGCCCCTCCTCTTCGACGACGACCAGGCGGTCGCCCTGGCCGTGGCGCTCCAGAACGCAGCGGTCGCAGGATCCGCCTTCGGCGAGCCCGCCCTCCGCGCCCTCGCGGCCGTGCGTCAGATCCTGCCGAACCGCCTCCGGCACCGGATCGACGGGCTGCGCTTCACGGCCGTCCCGACGGGCGTGCCGACCGACGCCGTCGACGCCGACGTGCTGCTCGCCGTCAGCGCGGCGGTCCGCTCGGGAGAGGTGCTGCGGTTCGACTACCGGTCGCCCGAGACCGCGGGAGACGCGTCGCCCGCCTCACGCGATCTCCCGCCCGGCCGACGAGCCGAGCCCCACCACCTCGTGGCGCGGAACGGCCGCTGGTACCTCGTTGCCTACGACCTCGACCGGGGCGACTGGCGGACCTTCCGGGTCGACCGCCTCTCGCCGAAGACCCCGACCGGTCCGCGGTTCGCGCCGCGGGAGGTGCCGGGCGGAGACGTCGCGCGCTTCGTGTCCGCCCGGTTCCGCGGCGGCAGCAGCGACGCGGCGGGCGGATGGCCGTGCACCGGCACCGTGATCCTGCGCGCCGCCGCGGCCGAGCTCCGGCCCCACCTCGCCGACGAGGCCCTCGACGAGCTCGACGACGGCCGGTGCCGCGTGACGCTCGGCTCCTGGTCGTGGGTCGCCCTGGCCGGCAGGATCGCGCAGTTCGATGCCGACTTCGAGGTCGTCGGCCCGCCCGAGCTCGCGCAGGCCTCGGCCGCCCTGGCCGGCCGCTTCTCAGCCGTCGGAGAACGGCGTCCACAGGACGACGCCGTCCACTAG
- a CDS encoding beta-phosphoglucomutase family hydrolase encodes MNTSVSRDSSRLTATPGLLFDLDGVLTPTAEVHMRAWSRLFNDFLSARGDQQPYTERDYFEHVDGKPRYDGVRDMLASRGITLPEGTPDDSPDLETVCGLGNRKNSVFAAELDENGVEPYPGSVAFLDRAIALGYSVAVVSSSRNAVPVLEAAGIRDRFDHIVDGVVAAAEGLPGKPAPDTYLEGARRLGLSAAECVVVEDAQSGVEAGRRGRFGLVLGVDRGVGAAALLSNGADFVVDDLAEVVDSLAQQPSPTTTDSTTAPEHSE; translated from the coding sequence GTGAACACCTCTGTCTCGCGCGATTCGTCGCGTCTCACCGCCACCCCCGGCCTGCTCTTCGATCTCGACGGCGTCCTGACGCCGACGGCCGAGGTCCACATGAGGGCCTGGTCGCGGCTCTTCAACGACTTCCTCTCGGCGAGGGGCGACCAGCAGCCCTACACCGAGCGCGACTACTTCGAGCACGTCGACGGCAAGCCTCGCTACGACGGCGTCCGCGACATGCTCGCCAGCCGCGGCATCACCCTGCCCGAGGGCACGCCCGACGACTCGCCCGACCTCGAGACCGTCTGCGGCCTCGGCAACCGCAAGAACAGCGTGTTCGCGGCCGAGCTCGACGAGAACGGCGTGGAGCCCTACCCCGGGTCGGTCGCGTTCCTCGACCGGGCCATCGCCCTCGGCTACTCCGTCGCCGTGGTGTCGAGCTCGCGCAACGCGGTCCCGGTGCTCGAGGCCGCGGGCATCCGCGACCGCTTCGACCACATCGTCGACGGCGTGGTCGCCGCCGCCGAGGGGCTGCCCGGCAAGCCGGCGCCCGACACGTACCTCGAGGGCGCCAGGCGGCTCGGACTGTCCGCCGCCGAGTGCGTCGTCGTCGAAGACGCGCAGTCGGGTGTCGAGGCCGGACGCCGGGGCCGGTTCGGCCTCGTCCTCGGAGTGGACCGCGGAGTGGGGGCTGCCGCTCTGCTCTCGAACGGAGCAGACTTCGTCGTCGACGACCTCGCCGAGGTCGTCGACTCCCTGGCCCAGCAGCCCTCCCCGACCACCACCGACTCCACCACAGCACCGGAGCACTCCGAATGA
- a CDS encoding rhamnulokinase family protein, protein MDSTGGGRSGTVAAVDLGATSGRVVLGHVSPGGLRLQHVARFANRPVAVPEGDGAEGLHWDVLGLWQSIRDGLAEAARLDPAIASIGVDSWAVDYGLLRGGRLGGLPYHYRDERTAAGVRAVHAAVPADELYRRTGLAHLPFNTVFQLAADRVAGTLDHADEVLLIPDLVSRWLTGASVTERTNASTTGMLAAGGAGWDEEILRVVGVSPGLLAPLVDPGTGLGGLLPSLRATLGGGREIPVTAVGSHDTASAVVGVPLDSEHDAYISSGTWSLVGLEVEAPIVTDAARAANFTNEGGVDSRVRFLKNISGLWLLSESMRTWDAAASDASRSSDLAALLAAAAEVQGPVAVFDAADPRFTPPGDMPGRITEWCVEHGVRPPATRAEVVRSILESLAAAYAQTLDEAEVLSGRRITTVHVVGGGSQNDLLCRLTADRTGRVVLAGPVEATAIGNVLVQARAAGLVPRSSSLEALRALVRAAYPPVRYMPGQAPLG, encoded by the coding sequence GTGGACAGCACGGGTGGCGGGCGGTCGGGGACCGTCGCCGCCGTCGACCTCGGAGCGACGAGCGGACGCGTCGTCCTCGGACACGTCTCCCCGGGCGGGCTGCGCCTGCAGCACGTCGCCCGGTTCGCGAACCGGCCCGTCGCGGTGCCCGAGGGCGACGGCGCCGAGGGACTGCACTGGGACGTGCTCGGCCTCTGGCAGTCGATCCGCGACGGGCTCGCGGAGGCTGCGCGCCTCGATCCTGCGATCGCGTCCATCGGGGTCGACTCGTGGGCGGTCGACTACGGGCTGCTCCGCGGCGGACGCCTCGGGGGGCTCCCCTACCACTACCGCGACGAGCGCACGGCGGCCGGCGTCAGGGCCGTGCACGCGGCGGTGCCGGCCGACGAGCTCTACCGCCGGACCGGCCTCGCCCACCTCCCTTTCAACACGGTGTTCCAGCTCGCCGCCGATCGCGTCGCCGGCACGCTCGATCACGCGGACGAGGTGCTGCTGATCCCCGACCTGGTGAGCCGCTGGCTGACCGGTGCCTCGGTGACCGAGCGGACGAACGCGTCGACCACCGGGATGCTTGCCGCCGGGGGCGCGGGGTGGGACGAGGAGATCCTGCGGGTCGTCGGGGTGTCGCCCGGTCTCCTCGCGCCGCTCGTCGACCCGGGCACGGGCCTCGGCGGACTGCTGCCGTCGCTCCGCGCGACGCTCGGTGGCGGGCGGGAGATCCCCGTGACCGCCGTCGGCTCGCACGACACCGCGTCGGCCGTCGTCGGGGTGCCCCTCGACTCGGAGCACGACGCCTACATCTCGAGCGGGACCTGGTCGCTCGTCGGACTCGAGGTCGAAGCGCCGATCGTCACCGACGCGGCCCGAGCCGCGAACTTCACCAACGAGGGCGGCGTCGACTCGCGGGTGCGCTTCCTGAAGAACATCTCGGGGCTGTGGCTCCTCAGCGAGTCGATGCGGACGTGGGACGCCGCGGCCTCCGACGCCTCGCGCTCCAGCGACCTCGCCGCCCTCCTCGCGGCCGCCGCCGAGGTGCAGGGACCGGTGGCCGTGTTCGACGCCGCAGACCCCCGCTTCACGCCCCCGGGCGACATGCCGGGCAGGATCACGGAGTGGTGCGTCGAGCACGGCGTCCGGCCGCCCGCGACCCGCGCCGAGGTGGTCCGCAGCATCCTGGAGTCGCTCGCCGCCGCCTACGCGCAGACCCTCGACGAGGCCGAGGTCCTCTCCGGGCGCAGGATCACGACGGTGCACGTCGTCGGGGGAGGCTCGCAGAACGACCTGCTCTGCCGGCTCACCGCCGACCGCACCGGCCGCGTCGTGCTCGCCGGCCCGGTCGAGGCGACGGCGATCGGCAACGTGCTCGTGCAGGCACGGGCGGCCGGCCTCGTGCCGCGGTCGTCGTCGCTCGAGGCGCTGCGGGCTCTCGTCCGGGCGGCGTACCCGCCCGTGCGGTACATGCCGGGCCAGGCGCCGCTCGGCTAG